Proteins from a genomic interval of Candidatus Effluviviaceae Genus V sp.:
- a CDS encoding GTP-binding protein, with protein sequence MTERHAILGTAGHIDHGKTELVRALTGVDTDRLREEKERGISIELGFARLDLPSGTMLGIVDVPGHERFVKTMLAGAGGIDLVLLTIAADEGVMPQTREHLDIIDLLGIDCGVVALTKSDLVSEEELELAREEARELLEGTSLSGTPIVAVSSKTRDGIDGLLELLDDIASDVEERSARGP encoded by the coding sequence GTGACCGAACGTCACGCCATCCTCGGCACCGCAGGACACATCGACCACGGCAAGACGGAGCTCGTGAGAGCGCTCACGGGCGTCGACACCGACCGGCTTCGAGAGGAGAAGGAGCGCGGCATATCTATCGAGCTCGGGTTCGCCCGTCTCGATCTCCCGTCGGGGACGATGCTCGGCATCGTTGACGTTCCCGGCCACGAGCGGTTCGTGAAGACGATGCTGGCGGGCGCGGGGGGCATCGACCTCGTGCTTCTGACCATCGCAGCTGACGAAGGCGTCATGCCGCAGACGCGGGAACATCTCGACATCATCGACCTCCTCGGCATCGACTGCGGCGTCGTCGCGCTGACGAAGTCCGACCTCGTGTCCGAGGAAGAACTCGAGCTTGCGCGCGAGGAGGCCCGGGAGCTCCTCGAGGGGACCTCGCTCTCGGGCACGCCGATCGTCGCCGTCTCCTCGAAGACGCGCGACGGCATCGACGGCCTTCTCGAGCTTCTGGACGACATCGCGTCCGACGTCGAGGAACGATCTGCGAGGGGCCCTG
- the murA gene encoding UDP-N-acetylglucosamine 1-carboxyvinyltransferase: MDGIVVRGGNRLRGSIRISGAKNATLPMMAATLLTRGRSTLTNVPSLRDVRTMGHVLRVLGAQVEYSDHSMTIDTSNCSYCEAPYELVKTMRASVCVLGPILAKNGRARVSLPGGCAWGPRPVDFHIRAMKELGADVELDHGYIVARAERLRGGSIHFDTSSVGATENAMMAAALAEGTTVITNAAREPEITALGDFLAAMGAGITGHGTDTITIEGATELDPADAEVIPDRIEVGTFMAAAAITGGDVLLEGARRDHCSAIALKLSEAGAEVVEEGGGLRVRGPVWPKSINVTTAPYPGFPTDMQAQMMALMTVADGTSVITDTIYADRFSHVPELRRLGADIAVDRNVAVVSGVRRLSGAKVMATDLRASAALILAGLVAEGETEVSRVYHIDRGYEAIEKKLAGAGAEIERVKE; encoded by the coding sequence ATGGACGGGATCGTCGTACGGGGCGGGAACCGACTGCGCGGGAGCATCAGGATCAGCGGCGCCAAGAACGCGACGCTGCCGATGATGGCCGCCACGCTTCTGACGCGGGGCCGCTCGACGCTCACGAACGTACCCAGTCTCAGGGACGTCCGGACGATGGGGCACGTGCTTCGCGTCCTGGGCGCCCAGGTCGAGTACTCCGACCACAGCATGACGATCGACACGAGCAACTGCAGCTACTGCGAGGCGCCGTACGAACTCGTCAAGACGATGCGCGCCAGCGTGTGCGTGCTCGGTCCCATCCTCGCGAAGAACGGGCGCGCCCGTGTCTCGCTCCCCGGCGGCTGCGCGTGGGGTCCGAGGCCGGTCGACTTCCACATCAGAGCCATGAAGGAGCTGGGCGCCGACGTCGAGCTCGATCACGGCTACATCGTCGCACGCGCCGAGAGGCTCCGGGGCGGCTCGATCCACTTCGATACGTCGAGCGTCGGCGCGACCGAGAACGCCATGATGGCGGCGGCGCTCGCCGAGGGCACGACGGTCATCACGAATGCGGCACGCGAGCCGGAGATCACGGCGCTCGGCGATTTTCTGGCGGCGATGGGCGCCGGGATCACCGGGCACGGCACAGACACGATCACGATCGAGGGCGCGACGGAACTCGACCCGGCCGACGCCGAGGTCATCCCGGACCGCATCGAGGTCGGCACGTTCATGGCGGCCGCGGCGATCACGGGCGGGGACGTCCTGCTCGAGGGCGCCCGAAGGGACCACTGCTCCGCCATCGCGCTGAAGCTCTCGGAGGCCGGCGCGGAGGTCGTAGAAGAGGGGGGCGGACTCCGGGTCCGAGGCCCCGTGTGGCCGAAGTCGATCAACGTGACGACCGCTCCGTATCCCGGGTTCCCGACCGACATGCAGGCCCAGATGATGGCCCTCATGACGGTCGCCGACGGGACGAGCGTCATCACCGACACGATCTACGCGGACCGGTTCTCGCACGTGCCGGAGCTCCGGCGGCTCGGAGCCGACATCGCCGTCGACCGCAACGTCGCCGTCGTCTCGGGCGTGCGGCGCCTCTCGGGCGCCAAGGTCATGGCGACCGATCTGCGCGCCAGCGCGGCGCTCATCCTCGCCGGGCTCGTGGCCGAGGGTGAGACTGAGGTCTCCCGCGTCTACCACATCGACCGTGGGTACGAGGCGATCGAGAAGAAGCTCGCCGGCGCCGGCGCCGAGATCGAGCGGGTCAAGGAGTAG